One window of the Mycobacterium sp. SVM_VP21 genome contains the following:
- a CDS encoding alpha/beta hydrolase, with protein MVTSVRYQYATVAWRRLFYREAGSPDAPAIVLLHGFPTSSYMFRDLITRLADDYHVIAPDHLGFGYSDMPLVTEFDYTFDNLATLTQGLLDHLGLQRYAIYVQDYGAPIGWRLVLNRPESISAIITQSGNGYDEGFVETFWKTVWDYQREQTAVTEAAIRTALDVESIKWQYLTGVPDESLVSPDTWTLDAALLARPGNDEIQLKLFRDYATNPPMYPALHEYLRTSGVPVLAVWGQGDPIFGPAGAQAFGRDARNAEIHLLDGGHFLLETAAGEVAELVKDFLRRVGGCR; from the coding sequence ATGGTTACTTCTGTCCGGTACCAGTACGCCACCGTCGCCTGGCGACGCTTGTTCTATCGGGAGGCCGGAAGCCCTGATGCGCCGGCGATCGTGCTGCTGCACGGCTTTCCGACCAGCTCGTACATGTTCCGGGACCTCATCACTCGCCTGGCGGATGACTATCACGTGATCGCTCCCGATCACCTCGGCTTCGGCTACTCGGACATGCCGCTGGTGACCGAGTTCGACTACACCTTCGACAATCTCGCCACACTCACCCAGGGGCTACTGGATCACCTCGGGCTCCAGCGTTACGCGATCTACGTCCAGGACTACGGGGCGCCGATCGGTTGGCGGCTGGTGCTGAACCGGCCCGAATCCATCAGCGCGATCATCACGCAGAGCGGCAACGGCTACGACGAGGGCTTCGTCGAAACCTTCTGGAAAACCGTCTGGGACTACCAGCGTGAGCAGACTGCGGTGACGGAGGCGGCCATCCGCACGGCGCTCGATGTCGAGTCGATCAAATGGCAGTACCTGACCGGCGTGCCGGACGAGTCGCTGGTCAGCCCGGATACCTGGACCCTGGACGCTGCGCTGCTGGCTCGCCCCGGCAATGACGAGATTCAGCTCAAGCTGTTCCGGGACTACGCCACCAATCCGCCGATGTACCCCGCTCTGCACGAGTACCTGCGCACCAGCGGAGTTCCGGTGCTGGCCGTCTGGGGACAAGGGGACCCGATCTTTGGGCCGGCGGGCGCCCAGGCCTTCGGCAGGGACGCGCGCAATGCTGAGATTCACCTGCTCGACGGCGGCCACTTCTTGCTGGAGACCGCCGCCGGTGAAGTCGCCGAACTGGTCAAAGACTTCTTGCGCCGGGTCGGCGGCTGCCGGTGA
- a CDS encoding CGNR zinc finger domain-containing protein: MEIIATGPADEALLLDLLNTTPVIDGVPHDELEDPASTQAWLNAHGIALAGAQLEELRDVRAALQAVVRGELAPQTLQPFLNGVELTPVLSDDGIAWTLSASKTSQAVARVILAWDALRISSPSRLRPCANSECQLFLIDRSKPNTARWCSMAICGNRMKARRHYQRSRTTTGE; this comes from the coding sequence ATGGAAATTATTGCGACCGGGCCCGCCGACGAGGCCCTGCTGCTAGACCTGCTCAACACCACTCCGGTCATCGATGGCGTGCCACACGACGAGCTCGAAGATCCGGCCAGCACGCAGGCGTGGCTGAATGCGCACGGCATCGCCCTCGCCGGGGCGCAGCTTGAGGAACTTCGTGACGTCCGGGCCGCGCTGCAGGCGGTGGTGCGTGGCGAGCTGGCCCCGCAGACCTTGCAGCCATTCCTCAACGGCGTTGAGCTGACCCCCGTCCTGTCTGACGATGGCATCGCCTGGACCCTGTCCGCGAGCAAGACCTCCCAAGCCGTCGCGCGCGTGATACTCGCCTGGGACGCGTTACGGATCTCCAGTCCCAGCCGGCTGCGCCCCTGCGCCAACTCCGAATGCCAGCTGTTCCTGATCGATCGCAGCAAGCCCAACACTGCCCGGTGGTGCTCGATGGCCATCTGCGGCAACCGCATGAAAGCACGCCGGCACTACCAGCGGAGCAGGACCACGACCGGCGAGTGA
- a CDS encoding haloacid dehalogenase type II, whose amino-acid sequence MVGETRPAVLVFDVNETLLDIEALEPLFARLFERPGVLREWFGQLITYSMTVTLSRCYADFFALGRATLRMLAEIHRVPLSDDDVATVARALATMPAHPDVAQGLSRLRDDGYRLAALTNSPNSPGRPTPLAHTGLAGYFERQFSVDELEVFKPATALYRHTADGLGVPPYACMMVAAHAWDTIGAQAAGFGAALITRPGNAPLRIEGVHQPDFIAPDLLDLARQMAEAFEK is encoded by the coding sequence ATGGTCGGCGAAACGCGCCCCGCGGTGCTGGTCTTCGACGTCAACGAAACGCTCCTCGACATTGAGGCGTTAGAGCCCCTTTTCGCGAGGCTTTTCGAGCGCCCCGGCGTGCTGCGAGAGTGGTTCGGCCAACTGATCACCTATTCGATGACCGTGACCCTGTCGAGGTGTTACGCAGACTTCTTTGCCCTGGGGCGGGCCACGCTGCGGATGCTCGCCGAAATACACCGGGTTCCGCTGAGTGATGACGATGTGGCCACCGTGGCTCGCGCGCTGGCCACCATGCCGGCGCACCCCGACGTCGCGCAAGGCCTTTCGCGTCTACGCGACGACGGATACCGGTTGGCGGCGCTGACCAACTCGCCGAACTCGCCTGGTCGGCCAACGCCGTTGGCACATACGGGACTGGCCGGCTATTTCGAGCGGCAGTTCAGCGTCGACGAGCTTGAGGTCTTCAAACCGGCAACGGCGCTGTATCGGCACACCGCAGACGGGCTGGGGGTACCGCCCTATGCCTGCATGATGGTCGCCGCGCACGCCTGGGACACCATCGGTGCGCAGGCTGCCGGGTTCGGTGCTGCCCTCATCACCCGACCCGGCAACGCGCCGTTGCGAATCGAGGGAGTACACCAGCCCGACTTCATCGCGCCCGACTTGCTCGATCTTGCGCGACAAATGGCGGAAGCGTTCGAAAAGTAA